The nucleotide sequence TTGTATCGGTAGCGGCCGATCGCACCGATTACGAGTCAGTGTTAGCCCGAATATTCTTTTCAATGAGTGTCCGCAAGCGCTGCTCATGCTGGTCGCCCCATTCCCCGATTGCACCAATGACCGGGATCAGTGATTTTCCGAAATCGGTGAGATAATATTCGACTTTGGGCGGGACAACCGGATAAATTACCTTTCCAACCAGCTCGTGGCTTTCCAGTTCTTTCAACTGTACATTGAGCACGCGCCTGGATGCATCCGGTATTTTCCGCTGCAGCTCACTCGGACGTTGGAAACCTTCGTTGATAAACCACAAAAGCCGCATCTTCCATTTGCCATAAAGTACCTCACCGATCAGGTCGAGCCCGCAGTTCAGGTTGGGCATTGTCTTTCTTTCGTACATAATGCAAATATAAATCTATGCTTGTAGCAGTTCAATAGGGACAAATTTATCCCTATCTGATTCGTAAGTCCGTACTTGTCAGAAGGTACCATACTCCCGAAATTTGTCCTAAACAAATCAGCAAACTCATGGACTTTAATTTTGAAAACGAATTGACGGGCAAAATTGCGCTGGTAACCGGAGGAAGCAAAGGAGCGGGAAAGGCTATCGCCGCGCGCCTTCTAAAAGCGGGTGCTACGGTGATTATCACCGCGAGAAATAAGCCGGAAGACGAAAGCAACGGCGCTTATTTTATAGCGGCGGATTTGAGCAAACCCGAAGGAACCCAAAAAGTGGTCGATGAAGTATTGGATCGATTCGGTCGCCTGGATATCCTGGTCAATAATATGGGTGGTTCCGAAACGCCGGGCGGTGGTTTTACCGTGCTGTCCGACGGGGATTGGGAATCGTCTTTCCAGACCAATCTACTGGCACCCGTGCGACTGGACCGCGGCTTTCTGCCCGGCATGATCGAGCGCCACGAGGGGGTAATTATTCACATTGCGTCCATTCAGGCGAAACTGCCGTTGTATGACTCCACGCTTCCCTATGCGGCGGCGAAAGCGGCTCTGGTCAATTATAGCAAAAGCCTGTCGAATGAAGTGGCACCGAAAGGAGTGCGCGTGCTCACCGTATCGCCGGGCTGGATCATGACCACTGCATCCAGCCGAATGATGGAGCGCATCGCCGAAAGCTCAGGCGGCACCGCTGAACAGGCTACCAACGGGGTGATGAATGCTCTTGGCGGCATTCCCTTCGGCCGAGCGGCCTGGCCGGAAGAAGTCGCTGAACTCGTCGGTTTCCTGGTTTCACCCAGGGCGGCTTACCTCACCGGCACCGAATATGTAATCGACGGCGGCACAATTCCTACGGTATAATCAGCTGTTTATCAAAGCATTTTTTTAATCAATCAAAACTTTTATACTCATGAAACTTCCTGAAAATATAGAAGGCCTTATTAGGGCACAAAATGAACGGGACAGCACAGCATTTGCCAACTATTTCACCGAACAGGCAACTGTTTCCGATGAAGGATCGTCCTATTCAGGTAGAGAGGAAATCAAGCAGTGGATACAGCAGGCGACTGAAAAGTATAACATGCAGTTAAAATCCTTGGATTTTAAGCAGACGGGCTCAAAGGGCGAGCTTACCGTGGAAGTAACCGGTACATTTCCGGGTAGTCCGGCGGTGATGCAGTATAATCTTGAATTCGATGGTACTTCCATTAGCTCGTTAAAGATTACGGGCTAAGAGTTTAAAGTCTAAATTCGCAGGATTGCTTCAGGAAGATCCACGCTTGATCATGGAGCATCCTGCGAAACCATGGTAGATAAAATTTTGAATGAATGATGATTAGGAAAGCGGCGTTTATTCTGGGTGTTACCCTTTTGGTAGTGTTGTTTTTCTCAGCGGGTACTTCGGCGCAGGACCTGGATTCTACTCACACGAAGGAACTGTCGCAACGGGTACGAATTGCGCCTGAAAGTGTCTTTGAGAGTTTCCGCGAGGCCGGGATGAAGCCGGTTAACCATGAACTGACGCCAGCGGAAAAACAGAAGGTACTTCATGCTTTTGCGCTTTTGCCGCCGCTGCATCAGCGCATTTTGAACCAGCATTTGCAAAGCATAAGTTTCATGGATAACATGCCAAACACGGCGTTGACCTCGCCGGTCGATTCTGCGGGCGGTCCGAAAATGTTCAACATTACTTTTCGTGCGGGTTTGTTGGAGGAAACTATTTCAGAATGGGCCACGTGGAAAGAGACCACCTGCTTCACACCGGCCGCCGATTCCAGTTATGAAGTACGCGTGGAAGGAGGTACCCTGGATGCCATCGTGTACGTGCTCATGCACGAGGCCACGCACATTGTCGACGCAGTGATGGACATTACCCCGCATCCCGCCGAAAGAAATGCAATCGTGGAACCGACGCCTTTTACAAAAGGTATCTGGCGCAAAATGAATGTACCCGCCGAGCCGTACCTGGATTCGCTGTTGGAACAAACCCGTTTCCGCAGTGGGAAAACCGTGCCGATCAGCTTGGCACCGGAAGTGTATCAGAAGCTCGCGCAGACCCCGTATCCGTCTTTATACGCCATGGCGGCGTGGTTTGAGGATATTGCGGAGCTTGCCACCATTTATCATCTCACGGCTAAGTTGAATCAGCCGTTTTATGTGGTGGTTACCAAAGATAAGGTGGAGGTAACGAGATTCGAGCCGATGAAGAATGGGCTGGTCAAGCCAAGATTGGACCAACTGGCGAGTTTTTACGCGAGGTGATTTTACATTTTGTTGCCTTTTCTTAACACTAAAACGTCAAGTACAATGAATAGTAAAGCTATTGATGCAGGGACTAGCATATATTTGCTATTCTGCCAGTGCTGTGTGAATGCCACTAACCATCCTACTGACGATAAAACAAAAACAATGTATAGGGTAATCCGCAATAATGTTTTGTAAATCATAGAAGAAAGATGGAGTTGAATGACAGATACAACACTGCCCTTATTATTTAAGGGCAGTGTTAAAAACTCGGAGATTGGTTTCTGCGATCGGGCGTCGAATAACCTCGTGTTTGTAACGCTATCCGCATCGTTTAATAGAATTACCAAGTCTACTAAACCGGCTCCCAAAGTTCAATTTTATTGCCTTCCAGGTCCATGATATGGACAAATTTACCATAGTCGAAAGTCTCAATGTCGTCGAGTAGGGTCACCCCGTTTTCTTTGAGTTTGGCTACCAATCCTTCAATATTCTGAACCCGGTAGTTGATCATGAAGGCTTTCTTAGACGGCGAAAAATAATCATCCCCTTTTTTGAAAGGGCTCCATTGCAGCGAGTTAATCACCTCAGGATTATCAATATCTCTGGATTCAAAACTCGATGAACCCCAGTCATTGATTTCAAATCCTAGATTTTGGGCATACCATTCTTTCGTTTCTTTCAGGTTGTCCGAAAAAAAGAAAATGCCGCCAATCCCTGTCACCTTGGGGGTAGTATCGGCCGGTGATGATGATTCGTCAGTTTGATTTTTGTTATCTGCCATATCGATGGGTATTGGAGCTCAAAGCGAGCCGTGTTCATGCTGTTCCAGGCGTCAATATAAAGTATGTTTTCGCATAGCGCTTGATTAAGAAAACCGAACTTCGGAGCTACTGTACATGCCTATGTTACAGATCTGAGGGGATAAAAAGGAGGGGGAAACTACTTTCCCCCTTATCCTTACTTTGCCGGCGTAATCACGATATTTCGGTACTCTACCGGGCCGTGGTCGCCCTGAATGTAGAGGGGGCCGGGCTCGCCTTCGTTACTGTCGAGGGCACCACCCGTGATGCCGGGAATTTCCTGGTTGGTAATGACGCGTTGGCCGTTGACATCGAGCGTAATCATGCGACCGATCAGCGTTACGTCGAACGATTGCCACTCGCCGGGTTCCTTGGCCACCATCTCGCTGGGAGCGATGAAACCGTACACGCCGCCGAGTTCTCCGTAGGAGGGTTCCATACCTTTGCCGTCGGTGACCTGCACCTCATAACGTCCGCGCAGGTACACGCCGCTGTTGCTGCCTTTAGGAATGCGGAACTCGACGTGCAGTTTGAAATCGTCGAACTTTTCGTCGGTGATCAGGTTCGCGCCGGATTTCTCACTTTTCAGCACGCCATCCTGGATCGTCCACTGGTTAGTACCCGCGGCGTGCCAGCCCTTGATCATGTTGCCTTCCGTGAGTTTGATGGGCTTGCCCCAGGCAGGCGTCGAGGTACGGCGCAGTTTGGGCGCCCGTACGCCCGTCCAGCTGTGGGATTTTCCGTCGGGGGTGGTGAGGGTACCACTCATTTTGTCGCCCTGCACGGTACCCTGCACCGAGAAGTCGTTCTCACCGCTTTCCCATTGGGGCGGAATGGAGAAATTGAATTTGCCGTCCTGAAAATGTACCTCCGAAATCGGCCGCGCGCTGCCTGATACCGACACAAATCGGCCGACCAGGGTATGGTTGCCGGAATGGGTGACTTCCAGCCACGAAGGAGCCGGTTTGCCGTTCATGTCCACGGTAAGATCCCAGCGGCCTTCCAGCGGGGTGGCGAGGGGTTTGGCCTGTACGGTACTGATGCATACCGCCAGCATGACGGCAAGCGCCGATACGGTGAAGTACCGGAAAAGGGAACGTGGTTTGGATTGGAGTAAGCTGTTCATAGTGTTTTTAGATAGTAAAGAGCCAATATACTTATAAAATGCAAGGTAGGACAGGTAGGTTTCATCCCGGCTGGTTTATTTGGTGATTGTATAAAAAAGCTGATCGCAAGACATGCTGTATTCGCCTGATTCCGTGCGTTGTAGGGAGCTGAGGAAAGTACGGAGGTCTGCCTTGGTAGGAATGGACTCTTCGTTGGGAAAAGGAGTCAGATTCAACAAAAATTCCAGAATCAACTCCAAATCTTCTTCCGAACGACACCGGATCGTGGAGGTCTGCCGGAATACGTCGACGGATTGGGCGGTACCGGTCCGGGAAAATTCTTCCATGAAATGCATGATGGGAAACTCTTCGTTTCGGAGTTTCCTGAAAAAATTCATACAATCCGTATCCTCAGCCTGTAGTATGACGACAATGCGTCCCCCCGGTTTGGTCCAGGAAAGCAGCTGGTGCAGTATACCGTCCCATTGGGATTGGGGGATGTAGTACAGCACGTGGGAACACAGTACCAAATCGGCCACCGTCCCGGGCAGGGTACCCTCGGCAATGGGTTGGTCGATTACCTCCACGTTTTCACCCGCCGTGGCCAGTTCGGCGAGCAGGGCTTCGTTGGGCTCCACCGCGAGTACTTTATCGAAGTGCCGGGCCAGGATTTTGGTAAGTACCCCATTGCCGGCTCCAGCGTCGATCGCAGTATGTTTCGGATCGATCCCGTCCAGAAATTCCGTGATCCAGACTTTGGCATTTTCTTTCTGATCGGTACTCTTGATAAACGTGGCAAAGGCGTGATCGTAGTACTCTTCCTGTGAACTGAAAATCCTGATTTTCTCCATCGCTTTGGGTTATTTTATGTAGTGAGCATTGGGCAAACGTCCCGCTTATACGCATCAGCCGAATGTACCAAAGTAGGGCTCAGGCACTATTCTACTACTGCCGTTCAGGTCCTGCCGTCCGGGGCGGCGGTTCTTCGAATGGGGTAGGTGGGTAGGCCGATCTTGACGGGCTTCGGTTTCCGGGGCGCGATGATCGACTCAGGGTACCCTAGCCCCGTATTTCGTCCTGTACAGTAGGCTTCCGGCAAAAAATCTTTTATTAGAGCGAGTTGCTGCCGAGCTGATGTCCCTACGGGGTTCATTCCATTTTTCGTACCTTTCTAACCCTGTTGCATGAATTTCCAAGCCCCTGTTGCCCTGTCGTTTCCGTTTGCTTCCCGGCTGTTTGCGCTGCTGATTTTTTTTACCCTTGTTTCCACAAATGTTTTTGCCCAGAAAAAGTGGCAGGAACTCACCACCGTGGAGGACATCTGTGCCTACGCACCGGAAACGATGAAAACGATGCTCGATCAGTTTGACCTGAATACGCCGGGCCTGGAAAAAGTAAAGCAGGCCCAGGCCAAAGGGGATTTGGTGCAGGCCTGCAAAGAACTGCTGGCCTACTATAAAAAAGGCAATACGGCCACCTACCTCCGGAAGTCTCAGCCGGCCGCCTCCACTAAAACCGTAGCGGACGCCGATACGGTGCTGAACTACGTATTTTACGTGCAGAACGTCCGGGGGGTACCCCCCCTGCTGCCCGACGGCCACCGCGACTGGTACTACAAGGGTCCCAATAACGACCGGGAGTGGGCCTGGCTCTCGAACCGGCATTCGCAGCTGCTGGAAGTGTACAATGCCTACATGGAAACGGGTAACCCGAAGTACGCCCGGTACATCGATGACTTCCTGCGCGATTTTATCATCAAAAGCCTGCCCTATCCGGCCGTGAAAAGCAGTACTTCGGTATGGCGGGGACTGGAAGTGGCCGCCCGGGTCAAGGCGTGGTCGCGGATTTTCTACGGGATGATCAATAGTCCGTACCTGACACCCGCTACGCAACTGCTGATGCTGAGCAGTCTGCCCGATCATGCGCATTACAACCGGTATTTTCACGCCGGCAACAACTGGTTGACGATGGAAATATCGGCTCTGGCGACCGTAGCCACCAATTTCCCGGAATACAAACAGGCCGACGAATGGCTCACCTACGCCATCGGTACCATGACCGAAAGCATGAAGGGGCAGGTGTACCCCGACGGCATTCAGACCGAACTTACTTCGCACTACCACAACGTGGCGCTGGCCAATTTTGAATTGTTCAAAGACATCTGCGACCGCGCCAACCGCCCCCTGCCGGATTTTTTCAATCAGACCATCGTGGCGATGTACGACTACATCGCCCGGGCCATTCGTCCCGACGGGTACCGCATCCTCAACAACGACGGCGACCGGGGCAGCGACCGGGAACTGCTACTGAAAGCCGCTGAAAAGTACCACAAACCCGAATGGGCCTACCTGGCGTCCAACGGACAGCAAGGTACCCAACCCACGCAGGGGCCGTCATACTTTTTCCCCTGGGCCGGTCAGCTGGTTTCCCGCTCTGGGTACGATGCGCAGGCGCAGTGGTCGTTTTTTGACATCGGTCCGTGGGGAAGCGGGCATCAGCACAGCGACAAGCTGCACATTTCAGTGTCGGCCTACGGGCGCGATCTGCTGGTGGATGCGGGACGGTTTGCCTACACGGGTGAAGTGGCCGAAAAATTCCGGCCCTACGCCACGGGCAGCGCCGGACACAATCTGGTTTTGATCGACGGCCACGGACAAAATCCCGGCCCCAAACTAGCCGAGGTACCCCTGGACGACAGTCATCTCAAAATTACCCCCGAATTCGACTACGCCACCGGTGAGTTTGCCGATTTTAAAAATACGGAAGGTACCGCCCGCCACTCGCGTTCGCTCATGTATATACGTGGCGAGTTTTGGGTAGTGGTAGACCGGATCCAGACCGACCGCCCCCGCAAAGTCGAAACCCTTTGGCACTGGCACCCTGACTGCGTGGTAACGCAGGATGGGAATAGCATCAAAACCAATAATCCCATGGGCAATCTGGCGGTAGTACCCGTTAGCGACCAAAAAATGGATATTCGTTTTGTCAAAGGGCAGGAGCAGCCGGAAATCCAGGGCTGGTACAGCCCCGAATACAACGTCTACTCGCCCAATACCGCCACTATTTACAGCGCCAACATCCCCCGTGACCAGACTTTTGTGTGGCTGCTCATGCCCTCCGAAGGCCCTACGCCCGCGGTGCAGGCCCGGGTACTTTCAGAAAATGAGGAGGGGGTTGAGGTGGAAGTAAAAGCTTCTGGCAAGACCTGGAAATTAAGAGTACCTTATGCCAACAGTGGGAAAGTAGCGTTGGAGAATTGAGGGTTTGGATTGATACTAAGCTGGTACGCTTTGTTATTGGACATAGCTAAACGGATTGCGTGGAAAAAACACATTGTTCTACATTTGGGAACTTTTGCTACATTTGTCGTTCAAATGCCATTATGAAAAGAATAGTTGCCAAACGCACACTAAAAGAATTTTGGGATAAATATCCCGACTCGGAGCAATATTTGAAGACATGGTATGATACCGTGCAAAAATCAAACTGGCAATCCCCCAATGAGATCAAAGCTACCTACGCATCTGCCAGTATACTCGGGGACGGCAGAGTCGTTTTTAATGTGAAGGGGAACACCTACCGTTTGATTGTCCGGTTCAATTTTGAAAAACAATGGGCTTTTGTACGATTTATCGGCACCCATGCCGAGTACAATAAGATAAACGCAAATACTATTTAACATTATTTCAATAATGAACCTCAAACCCATTAAATCAGAAGCAGAATATGATGAGGCACTTCATCGTCTCGATGCTATTTTCGATGCAGCTGCCGATACAGAGGAAGGAAACGAAGCCGAAATATTATCATTACTGATTGAAGATTACGAGGAAAAATACCATCCAATCGACGCACCTGATCCGATTGAAGCCATAAAAATTAGAATGGAGGAGATGAACCTAAATCAGAAAGATTTGGTCGGTGTCATTGGTGGTAAAAGCCGGGTTTCGGAGGTACTCAATCGGAAGAGAAAGCTAACGGTCGATATGATTCGGGAACTTGAAAAAGTATTGAATATTTCGGCTTCGGCTCTGGTAAAGAATTACCAGCTTGCCAAGTAATTGTTATGCAGTTTTTAGCCAAGAGTTGATTTGTTGCCAATCAATACTACGAAAACAGCGCTGCCGGGCCGTTACAGATGGCTATTTATAATGAGTACGCAGTCTCCTACCGTAGACTATGCCCAGCGGGGTACTTTCTGAAAATGAGGAGGGGTAGAGGTAAA is from Salmonirosea aquatica and encodes:
- a CDS encoding VOC family protein gives rise to the protein MADNKNQTDESSSPADTTPKVTGIGGIFFFSDNLKETKEWYAQNLGFEINDWGSSSFESRDIDNPEVINSLQWSPFKKGDDYFSPSKKAFMINYRVQNIEGLVAKLKENGVTLLDDIETFDYGKFVHIMDLEGNKIELWEPV
- a CDS encoding SDR family oxidoreductase, yielding MDFNFENELTGKIALVTGGSKGAGKAIAARLLKAGATVIITARNKPEDESNGAYFIAADLSKPEGTQKVVDEVLDRFGRLDILVNNMGGSETPGGGFTVLSDGDWESSFQTNLLAPVRLDRGFLPGMIERHEGVIIHIASIQAKLPLYDSTLPYAAAKAALVNYSKSLSNEVAPKGVRVLTVSPGWIMTTASSRMMERIAESSGGTAEQATNGVMNALGGIPFGRAAWPEEVAELVGFLVSPRAAYLTGTEYVIDGGTIPTV
- a CDS encoding nuclear transport factor 2 family protein, which gives rise to MKLPENIEGLIRAQNERDSTAFANYFTEQATVSDEGSSYSGREEIKQWIQQATEKYNMQLKSLDFKQTGSKGELTVEVTGTFPGSPAVMQYNLEFDGTSISSLKITG
- a CDS encoding helix-turn-helix domain-containing protein — encoded protein: MNLKPIKSEAEYDEALHRLDAIFDAAADTEEGNEAEILSLLIEDYEEKYHPIDAPDPIEAIKIRMEEMNLNQKDLVGVIGGKSRVSEVLNRKRKLTVDMIRELEKVLNISASALVKNYQLAK
- a CDS encoding 3-keto-disaccharide hydrolase, which produces MNSLLQSKPRSLFRYFTVSALAVMLAVCISTVQAKPLATPLEGRWDLTVDMNGKPAPSWLEVTHSGNHTLVGRFVSVSGSARPISEVHFQDGKFNFSIPPQWESGENDFSVQGTVQGDKMSGTLTTPDGKSHSWTGVRAPKLRRTSTPAWGKPIKLTEGNMIKGWHAAGTNQWTIQDGVLKSEKSGANLITDEKFDDFKLHVEFRIPKGSNSGVYLRGRYEVQVTDGKGMEPSYGELGGVYGFIAPSEMVAKEPGEWQSFDVTLIGRMITLDVNGQRVITNQEIPGITGGALDSNEGEPGPLYIQGDHGPVEYRNIVITPAK
- a CDS encoding type II toxin-antitoxin system HigB family toxin, giving the protein MKRIVAKRTLKEFWDKYPDSEQYLKTWYDTVQKSNWQSPNEIKATYASASILGDGRVVFNVKGNTYRLIVRFNFEKQWAFVRFIGTHAEYNKINANTI
- a CDS encoding winged helix-turn-helix transcriptional regulator, encoding MYERKTMPNLNCGLDLIGEVLYGKWKMRLLWFINEGFQRPSELQRKIPDASRRVLNVQLKELESHELVGKVIYPVVPPKVEYYLTDFGKSLIPVIGAIGEWGDQHEQRLRTLIEKNIRANTDS
- a CDS encoding class I SAM-dependent methyltransferase, translating into MEKIRIFSSQEEYYDHAFATFIKSTDQKENAKVWITEFLDGIDPKHTAIDAGAGNGVLTKILARHFDKVLAVEPNEALLAELATAGENVEVIDQPIAEGTLPGTVADLVLCSHVLYYIPQSQWDGILHQLLSWTKPGGRIVVILQAEDTDCMNFFRKLRNEEFPIMHFMEEFSRTGTAQSVDVFRQTSTIRCRSEEDLELILEFLLNLTPFPNEESIPTKADLRTFLSSLQRTESGEYSMSCDQLFYTITK
- a CDS encoding alginate lyase family protein — translated: MNFQAPVALSFPFASRLFALLIFFTLVSTNVFAQKKWQELTTVEDICAYAPETMKTMLDQFDLNTPGLEKVKQAQAKGDLVQACKELLAYYKKGNTATYLRKSQPAASTKTVADADTVLNYVFYVQNVRGVPPLLPDGHRDWYYKGPNNDREWAWLSNRHSQLLEVYNAYMETGNPKYARYIDDFLRDFIIKSLPYPAVKSSTSVWRGLEVAARVKAWSRIFYGMINSPYLTPATQLLMLSSLPDHAHYNRYFHAGNNWLTMEISALATVATNFPEYKQADEWLTYAIGTMTESMKGQVYPDGIQTELTSHYHNVALANFELFKDICDRANRPLPDFFNQTIVAMYDYIARAIRPDGYRILNNDGDRGSDRELLLKAAEKYHKPEWAYLASNGQQGTQPTQGPSYFFPWAGQLVSRSGYDAQAQWSFFDIGPWGSGHQHSDKLHISVSAYGRDLLVDAGRFAYTGEVAEKFRPYATGSAGHNLVLIDGHGQNPGPKLAEVPLDDSHLKITPEFDYATGEFADFKNTEGTARHSRSLMYIRGEFWVVVDRIQTDRPRKVETLWHWHPDCVVTQDGNSIKTNNPMGNLAVVPVSDQKMDIRFVKGQEQPEIQGWYSPEYNVYSPNTATIYSANIPRDQTFVWLLMPSEGPTPAVQARVLSENEEGVEVEVKASGKTWKLRVPYANSGKVALEN